From the genome of Bosea sp. Tri-49, one region includes:
- a CDS encoding acyl-CoA thioesterase codes for MNLWFRLIWLLLTRPFQPKLKPPFEASILPFRVWPHDLDTSLHMNNARYWGLMDLGRADLMLRSGLWRAILRHGWVPVVNCGTIRFRREVRLFRALRLETRLLCWGESWVVMQHRILAAGRDGQEIVAAVALVRAALYDRKGRAYVPAARLFAEMGVAVESPEPSPEVAAFLAAEEALRQAGAAVEQGMAEPVPE; via the coding sequence ATGAATCTCTGGTTCCGCCTCATCTGGCTGCTGCTGACGCGGCCCTTCCAGCCGAAGCTGAAGCCTCCTTTCGAGGCCTCGATCCTGCCCTTCCGGGTCTGGCCCCACGATCTCGACACCAGCCTGCACATGAACAATGCGCGCTATTGGGGGCTGATGGATCTCGGCCGCGCCGACCTCATGCTGCGCAGCGGTCTCTGGCGCGCGATCCTGCGCCATGGCTGGGTTCCGGTGGTCAATTGCGGCACGATCCGCTTCCGCCGCGAGGTCCGCCTGTTCCGCGCGCTCAGGCTGGAGACGCGCCTGCTGTGCTGGGGGGAGAGCTGGGTCGTGATGCAGCATCGCATCCTGGCGGCTGGGCGCGACGGCCAGGAGATCGTCGCTGCGGTCGCGCTCGTGCGCGCCGCGCTCTACGACCGCAAGGGCCGGGCCTATGTGCCGGCTGCCCGCCTTTTCGCCGAGATGGGTGTCGCGGTCGAAAGCCCGGAGCCCAGCCCCGAGGTCGCGGCTTTCCTTGCAGCCGAAGAAGCGTTGCGGCAGGCGGGTGCAGCCGTCGAGCAGGGCATGGCTGAGCCGGTGCCGGAGTAG
- a CDS encoding Lrp/AsnC family transcriptional regulator: MQIELDSRDKTILRILQKDGRITNSDLADKVHLSPSACLRRVRQLEESGLIRGYVMMLDERIAGFPGTAFVFVTLDQQGRASLESFEKAVQDLPEILECHLLAGAHDYLMRVIYRDSADFERIHTDIITQLPGVTRVQSTLTLRTIKKTSALPM, from the coding sequence ATGCAGATCGAACTCGATTCCCGCGACAAGACGATCCTGCGCATCCTCCAGAAGGATGGCCGGATTACCAATTCCGACCTGGCCGACAAGGTTCACCTCTCGCCCTCCGCCTGCCTGCGCCGTGTGCGCCAGCTCGAGGAGAGCGGGCTGATCCGCGGCTATGTGATGATGCTCGACGAGCGCATCGCCGGCTTCCCCGGTACCGCCTTCGTCTTCGTCACGCTCGACCAGCAGGGCCGCGCCTCGCTGGAGAGCTTCGAGAAGGCGGTGCAGGACCTGCCCGAGATCCTCGAATGCCACCTGCTCGCCGGCGCGCACGATTACCTGATGCGGGTGATCTATCGCGACAGCGCCGATTTCGAGCGCATCCACACCGACATCATCACGCAATTGCCGGGCGTCACCCGGGTGCAGTCGACGCTGACGCTGCGCACGATCAAGAAGACCTCGGCCCTGCCGATGTGA
- a CDS encoding exodeoxyribonuclease VII small subunit has protein sequence MTDAKTNADVAGLPFEAALKELEGIVARLERGDVALEESIDIYTRGEALKARCDALLKQAEARIEKITLGADGKPTGTQPLDVGN, from the coding sequence GTGACCGACGCCAAGACCAATGCCGATGTCGCCGGCCTGCCTTTCGAGGCGGCCCTGAAGGAACTCGAGGGCATCGTCGCCCGGCTTGAGCGCGGCGACGTGGCGCTGGAAGAATCGATCGACATCTACACCCGCGGCGAGGCGCTGAAGGCGCGCTGCGATGCGCTGCTGAAGCAGGCCGAGGCGCGCATCGAGAAGATCACGCTCGGGGCCGACGGCAAGCCGACCGGAACCCAGCCGCTCGACGTCGGGAACTAG
- a CDS encoding YcxB family protein, producing the protein MRTTPSISSRPLAAPPPLDLAISLTGEDRIAGMLHLYRDLIARQRRRILIFTGIALFLVMLGPISMIWSEGGRRNPGLLWRGFLEALAGPFGIFLAALVLIGGLAYLLHGLMMRSRIKRWLRNEGLTTPTPCQFRLHEGGLDGSEPHHASHVASWRLRGLAEGPEHLFVEITGIDELVALPQRELSAAQQAQARDWAAFCIGQANKPDHNESELLAAEPSGESALVLRFHLTPEDRVAAIQRQQMRLWPRSRHLRRLAIGLVLALLLVPAVMLFLWVIDPDRVPFEFALPLFAEMWAVTFWPVTAIVASFVLLGAVFNPWALRQQAKGLGKTLHQRAEDDAIEVTLSADGIASRQRGIAHRYDWAAFTGIERRGDHIFLVLRHGDPLLLPVRVLNSDQMQLFDRLTATHIGRSGEAA; encoded by the coding sequence ATGCGCACCACGCCTTCCATATCGAGCAGGCCGCTCGCAGCTCCCCCGCCGCTCGACCTTGCGATCTCGCTCACCGGCGAAGACCGCATCGCCGGCATGCTGCACCTCTATCGCGACCTGATCGCGAGGCAGCGCCGGCGTATCCTGATCTTCACCGGCATCGCGCTCTTCCTCGTCATGCTCGGGCCGATCTCGATGATCTGGAGCGAGGGTGGACGCCGCAATCCGGGACTGCTCTGGCGTGGTTTCCTGGAGGCGCTTGCTGGCCCGTTCGGGATTTTCCTGGCAGCGCTCGTGCTGATCGGTGGCCTTGCCTATCTGCTGCACGGCCTGATGATGCGCAGCCGGATAAAGCGCTGGCTTCGTAATGAAGGCCTCACCACGCCGACGCCGTGCCAGTTCCGCCTGCACGAGGGCGGGCTCGACGGCAGCGAGCCCCACCACGCCAGCCATGTCGCGAGCTGGCGGCTGCGTGGGCTCGCCGAGGGGCCGGAGCACCTCTTCGTCGAGATCACCGGCATCGACGAGCTGGTCGCCCTGCCCCAACGCGAGCTGTCTGCTGCGCAGCAGGCGCAGGCGCGCGACTGGGCGGCGTTCTGCATCGGGCAGGCCAACAAGCCGGATCATAACGAGTCAGAGTTGCTCGCGGCCGAGCCGAGCGGCGAATCGGCCCTCGTACTGCGCTTTCACCTGACGCCGGAAGACAGGGTAGCGGCGATCCAGCGTCAGCAGATGCGGCTCTGGCCGCGCAGCCGCCATTTGCGCCGTCTTGCGATCGGGCTTGTCCTGGCACTCTTGCTGGTGCCGGCGGTGATGCTGTTCCTCTGGGTGATCGATCCCGATCGCGTGCCCTTCGAATTCGCCCTGCCGCTGTTCGCCGAGATGTGGGCGGTAACCTTCTGGCCGGTCACGGCGATCGTCGCTAGCTTCGTCCTGCTCGGTGCCGTGTTCAATCCCTGGGCGCTGCGCCAGCAGGCGAAGGGCCTCGGCAAGACCCTGCACCAGCGCGCCGAGGACGACGCGATCGAGGTCACGCTCTCGGCGGATGGTATCGCCAGCCGGCAGCGCGGCATCGCCCATCGCTATGACTGGGCCGCCTTCACCGGCATCGAGCGGCGCGGCGACCATATCTTCCTCGTCCTGCGTCATGGCGATCCCCTGCTGCTGCCGGTCCGCGTCCTCAATTCCGACCAGATGCAGCTATTCGATCGGCTGACGGCCACACATATCGGCCGTTCCGGAGAGGCTGCATGA